The following coding sequences lie in one Lelliottia jeotgali genomic window:
- a CDS encoding copper homeostasis protein CutC — translation MECAVTAQQNGADRVELCAAPKEGGLTPSYGVLKSVRKSVTIPVHPIIRPRGGDFCYSAGEFDAMLEDVATVRELGFPGLVIGLLDEDGNVDMPRMRQIMAAAKGMAVTFHRAFDMCKDPVQAFENLAELGVARILTSGQQSSAEKGLQLIMELKAHSGVPIIMAGAGVRASNLETFLNAGVEELHSSAGKWTPSPMRYRNTGLSMSTDAEADEYSRYGVDGESVAVMKSMIEQFHV, via the coding sequence ATGGAATGTGCTGTCACGGCGCAACAAAACGGGGCCGATCGCGTAGAACTGTGCGCCGCGCCAAAAGAGGGCGGTTTGACGCCATCCTACGGCGTACTGAAGTCGGTTCGCAAATCGGTGACTATTCCCGTTCACCCGATTATTCGCCCGCGCGGCGGAGATTTTTGCTACTCGGCGGGTGAGTTTGACGCGATGCTGGAAGACGTCGCTACAGTGCGCGAGCTGGGTTTCCCCGGTCTGGTGATCGGCCTGCTTGATGAAGACGGCAACGTTGATATGCCGCGTATGCGTCAGATTATGGCGGCGGCAAAAGGGATGGCGGTGACGTTTCATCGTGCCTTTGATATGTGTAAAGACCCTGTTCAAGCCTTTGAAAATTTGGCGGAATTAGGCGTGGCACGCATCCTCACATCCGGCCAGCAGTCGAGCGCTGAAAAAGGACTGCAATTAATTATGGAACTAAAAGCACATTCCGGTGTTCCAATAATAATGGCGGGTGCGGGCGTTCGCGCCAGCAATCTGGAAACGTTTTTAAACGCAGGGGTAGAAGAGCTTCACAGCTCGGCGGGCAAGTGGACGCCTTCGCCTATGCGATATCGCAATACAGGATTATCAATGTCGACAGATGCAGAAGCGGATGAGTACTCCCGCTACGGCGTAGATGGAGAGTCGGTTGCGGTAATGAAATCAATGATTGAGCAGTTTCACGTGTAG
- a CDS encoding Protein yecM, which translates to MTNWQSIDELHDISADLPRFTQAFTELATRLGLDIAPLDADHISLRCHQNATAERWRRGFEQCGELLSENEINGRPICLFKLHQPVCVAHWQFSVVELPWPGEKRYPIEGWEHIEIVLPGDPETLNARALALLSDDGLSQSGIFVKTSSPKGERERLPNPTLAVTDGKVTVKFHPWTIEQIVASEA; encoded by the coding sequence ATGACGAACTGGCAATCCATAGACGAACTGCATGATATTTCCGCAGATTTACCGCGTTTCACCCAGGCGTTCACAGAACTTGCCACTCGACTGGGGCTGGATATTGCACCACTCGACGCCGATCACATTTCCCTGCGCTGTCATCAGAATGCGACGGCGGAGCGCTGGCGTCGCGGATTTGAACAGTGCGGTGAACTGCTGTCAGAAAACGAGATCAACGGTCGCCCGATTTGCCTGTTCAAATTGCATCAACCGGTGTGCGTGGCCCACTGGCAGTTTAGCGTGGTCGAATTACCGTGGCCGGGCGAAAAACGTTATCCGATTGAGGGCTGGGAGCATATCGAAATCGTACTGCCGGGTGACCCTGAAACGCTGAATGCACGTGCGCTGGCGCTGTTATCCGATGACGGTCTGAGCCAGTCCGGCATTTTCGTGAAAACCAGCTCGCCAAAAGGGGAACGCGAGCGTCTGCCGAACCCGACGCTGGCCGTGACTGATGGAAAAGTCACGGTGAAATTTCACCCCTGGACTATCGAGCAAATTGTCGCCAGTGAAGCATGA